A region from the Microvirgula aerodenitrificans DSM 15089 genome encodes:
- a CDS encoding heme/hemin ABC transporter substrate-binding protein, giving the protein MRRLICALSLLLVIAPVAGAGRVVVLTPDVADIVVAIGAARDVVGRDRSTTLPALQAAQEIGFFRNLNAETIARLKPTLVIGSATAHPVSIWRQLDGLQIRAAEVSSREDGRDFATAIRRVGQLLGRVDQADRLARDWQAGMRERPATGIRYAISYDGRLVAGRHTAADTLIRAAGGINAAAGLSGTKVLSRDAWQSLKPDVIILCTHTAAVHGGVDAFRQRPEIAATPAGRDGRIHLLPASDAMMISIRSPDVVQRLRGL; this is encoded by the coding sequence ATGCGCCGGCTGATCTGCGCCCTGTCGCTGCTGCTCGTCATCGCGCCGGTCGCTGGCGCCGGGCGAGTGGTCGTGCTGACGCCGGACGTTGCCGACATCGTCGTCGCCATCGGCGCGGCGCGCGACGTGGTCGGCCGGGACAGGAGCACCACCCTGCCGGCGCTGCAGGCGGCACAGGAGATCGGCTTCTTCCGCAACCTGAATGCCGAGACCATCGCCCGCCTCAAGCCGACACTGGTCATCGGCAGTGCCACGGCACATCCGGTCAGCATCTGGCGCCAGCTGGACGGGCTGCAGATCCGCGCGGCCGAAGTGTCGTCACGGGAGGACGGCCGCGACTTCGCGACGGCCATCCGCCGCGTCGGCCAGTTGCTGGGCCGGGTCGACCAGGCCGACCGGCTGGCACGCGACTGGCAGGCCGGCATGCGCGAACGCCCCGCCACCGGCATCCGTTACGCGATCAGCTACGACGGCAGGCTGGTCGCCGGCAGGCATACCGCCGCCGATACGCTGATCCGCGCCGCAGGCGGCATCAATGCCGCGGCCGGGCTGTCCGGCACCAAAGTGCTGTCACGCGACGCCTGGCAATCACTGAAACCCGACGTCATCATCCTCTGCACGCATACGGCCGCCGTCCACGGCGGCGTCGACGCCTTCCGCCAGCGCCCGGAAATCGCCGCGACACCGGCCGGCCGCGACGGCCGCATCCATCTGCTGCCGGCCAGCGACGCGATGATGATCTCGATCCGCAGCCCCGACGTGGTGCAGCGGCTGCGCGGGCTGTAA
- a CDS encoding hemin-degrading factor, which produces MECAPSALWDAYRTLKSGTPMLRARDAARALAVTECELAAADPSSTWLRPDWNALLTSLAPLGTVMALVRNEACVHELTGNYANVTLAGQTGLALRPNLDLRLFLNHWCHAFATRTDTPRGPVRNLQFFDRHGEAVQKVYLRADSHADAFDALVERFRVPPTLLCIDLPPAAPAPSTGIDVDAFRTEWLSLRDIHQFHPFLRRWGLPRQQAFELAPPGHACRVDAGAAERLLNGAAADGVPIMVFVGNRGAIQIHTGQVHRIKRLGEWLNVFDPGFNLHLRTDLIADAWVVRKPGDCGPLGSLELLDANGDSIVTFFGERQPGHPERPEWTALLASLLPEDRACAG; this is translated from the coding sequence ATGGAATGCGCACCTTCTGCCTTGTGGGATGCCTACCGCACTCTGAAATCCGGCACGCCGATGCTGCGCGCCCGCGACGCCGCCAGAGCACTGGCCGTTACCGAGTGCGAGCTGGCCGCCGCCGACCCGTCCAGCACCTGGCTGCGTCCGGACTGGAACGCCTTGCTGACCTCGCTGGCACCGCTCGGCACCGTCATGGCCCTGGTCCGCAACGAGGCCTGCGTCCATGAACTGACCGGCAATTATGCGAATGTGACCCTCGCCGGCCAGACCGGGCTGGCGCTGCGCCCCAACCTGGACCTGCGACTGTTCCTGAACCACTGGTGCCACGCGTTCGCTACCCGGACCGACACCCCGCGTGGTCCGGTGCGCAATCTGCAGTTCTTCGACCGCCACGGCGAAGCGGTCCAGAAGGTCTATCTGCGCGCGGACAGCCATGCCGACGCCTTCGACGCCCTGGTCGAACGCTTCCGCGTCCCGCCGACGCTGCTCTGCATCGACCTGCCGCCCGCAGCCCCCGCGCCGTCCACTGGCATTGATGTCGACGCATTCCGTACCGAATGGCTGTCGCTGCGCGACATTCACCAGTTTCATCCGTTCCTGCGCCGCTGGGGACTGCCGCGCCAGCAGGCATTCGAACTGGCGCCGCCGGGCCACGCATGCCGCGTCGATGCCGGCGCGGCCGAGCGTCTGCTGAATGGCGCGGCGGCTGACGGGGTGCCGATCATGGTCTTCGTCGGCAATCGCGGCGCGATCCAGATCCATACCGGCCAGGTGCATCGCATCAAGCGGCTTGGCGAATGGCTGAACGTGTTCGACCCGGGCTTCAACCTGCATCTGCGCACCGACCTGATTGCCGACGCCTGGGTGGTGCGCAAGCCGGGAGACTGCGGTCCGCTCGGCTCGCTGGAACTGCTGGACGCAAACGGCGACAGCATCGTGACCTTCTTTGGCGAACGGCAGCCGGGCCACCCGGAGCGACCGGAATGGACCGCCCTGCTCGCGTCACTGCTCCCGGAGGACCGTGCATGCGCCGGCTGA